In Buchnera aphidicola (Floraphis choui), the genomic stretch TTATTTGCTGTATTTTTGATAATTCTGGATTAATAAATATAGCATTGTTAATACCATCTAATATTAAAAAATCGTTATTATTTACCTTTTTTGTTATATTTCCAGTACCAACAATTGCAGGAATTTCTAAAGAACGAGCCATAATAGATGTATGTGATGTTTGTCCACCTAGATCTGTAATAAATCCTAATACTTTGTTTAGTTTTATTTGAGCAGTTTCTGAAGGAGTTAGATCTCTAGCTATTAAAATAACAGGGTTTTGAATATGATTTAGATCTATAATATTTAAATTAAGTATATTTCTAATTAATCTATTTCCGATATCTCTAATATCAATTGCTCTATTTCGTAAATATTCATCATCTAATTGCTCTAATGATTTAGCTTGTTTTTCTATTATAATTTGAGTTGCATATTCTGCTGACAAATACTTTTTTTGAATAAGTAATAATATACTTTCTTCTAGTTCTTCATCTTCTACTAACATTATATGTCCGTCGAAGATATCTTCTTTTCCGTTTTTAAAGGTTTTTTCTACTTGTAATTTAATACTTTTTAATTGGTTAATTGTTTTTAACCTTCCTTGAATAAATTTTTCAATTTCTTGATTAATTTCATTATTTTTAATTTTATTTGTATTAATAAAAATTTTTTCTTCTATTAGTAGTAATGCATGTCCAAAAGCGATACCAGGAGATGCTAAAATACCTGAAATCATAATATTACCCTTAACATAACAATGTGTTATATTTTTATGATAGTAATTTGTTGGTCTCAGGTAATATTATATTAATTAGTATATATTATCCGGAAGTAACGTTACACTTCCGGTAAAATTATACTATAAATAATATTTAATATTTTTAAGACACAAATTTTTTTATTTAAGTGTTGCTATAAATTTTTCTAGGCTTTCTACTGCTATTTTTTCATCTTCACCATTTGCTGAAATAGTAATTAAGCTATGTTGTACTAATCCTAACGTTTGTAATTTAAATAGGCTTTTTGCATTTACAGATTTTCCTTTGGAAATAATATTAATTTCTGAAACGAATTTTTTTGCTTCTTTTACTAATAGTGCAGCAGGACGAGTATGTAGTCCATGAGGATTAGTAATTGTAATTTCTTTTTGGAACATTTTTTCTCCTAAGTTTTATTGTAAATTGCTTAAATAGAATTATTATATAATATTCTAAAATATTTGTTGTTTTAATTTAATTAAATATAAATTTTATTATTTTGTGCTACTGTATTATTTTAACCTTTATATATATATGTTTTAAAATAATGTATTATTTTTAAAAGTAAACTATTTTAAAATATTATTAATTTTTTAATTTGAAATTTAGAAAACAACATTTTTTAATACATTTTATTAAAAGATAAAGGTAATAGTTGTATGTTTTAAATGAGTTTTTATAATTTTATACAATAAATGACTTTCCTACATGATGCATCTTGTAAAAAATCCCTTTCATGTTTTATTTATTTTTATTTAGTTAATGTATATTTTCTTAATTTGATAAAATAGTGATTGTAATTGATTAGATTCAGGATATATAAATTGTCTAGTATGAAACGTATATTTATCTTTTATATTTTATACGTTTATTTTAATTTCATAGAATTTAAGTATTAAATTTTTGTTAAGTAATTTTAAGTAATACTAATTAATATGTTTTTATACATTAAGGTATTTCTAAAATAGTATCTTTAATTTTAATATTTGATATGAAGACATTGCATTTTTTATTTACTCTGATTTACAATTTTTATTGTAAAGTTTATCTTAATTTATTTTTAGGTTTTTAAAGTTATTAATTTTCTTTATAAAGTATATATGTTTTAAAATGTTTTCATATGACATAGTTTACATATGATTTGATTTTTTTAAAGTTTTCCATTAATTTTACATCTATATTAAATATTTTAATATTTTATTAATTTAGTGTTTAGTGCATATATAATGTGATTTCATACTTTTCATAATGTGAAATAAAAATATTTATTTTTTTATTGTAATTGTTATTTTTAACGAGTTATTTTTATGAATTTTTTACATTTTTAAAAGTTATATATATTTATTTAATGATATATTTATATTAAATACATTTGTTTTAATATAATAAAATATTCATATTAAAGAGTGTTTATATATAAAGTTTTAAAATTAATTGACAATTATTTAAGCATATTTTTAATGATTCACACTATATATCGTATATCAAAGAACTGTAGTGCTTAGTGTTGTTTAATTAAGTATATAATAAAAAATATTATTATTAATGTAATTGTCAAATTATTAATTGAATATGTTATTTTTTTTATTTTATTATACGAGCTTTTAACTATATAAGAGATAAAAATATATTTTATTTAAAATATTTGAAAATATAATTATACCTGACTGACAAAAATGTATAGTTATAAAACTACGCTATGTTCAATAATATTGATTAGAATATTTTTTGTATTTTAGTTTAATAATCTGGAATTTTATGACATTTATAAAAAATTATATATTAAGATTACAAGA encodes the following:
- a CDS encoding HPr family phosphocarrier protein, giving the protein MFQKEITITNPHGLHTRPAALLVKEAKKFVSEINIISKGKSVNAKSLFKLQTLGLVQHSLITISANGEDEKIAVESLEKFIATLK